From the Limosilactobacillus panis genome, one window contains:
- a CDS encoding phosphoglycerate kinase, protein MAKLTVEDLPLEGKKVLMRVDFNVPIKDGVVGDDNRIVAALPTIKYVIEHGGRAILFSHLGRVKMEEDKPGLSMRPVAERLSNLLNKPVTFVPVTEGKQLEDAIDNMNNGDVLLVQNTRYEDVKDGKYVKRESGNDPELGKYWASLGDVFINDAFGTAHRKHASNVGIATNMPGKAAAGYLMEKEIKFLGNAVDDPQRPFIAILGGAKVSDKIGVIDHLLDKADKIIIGGGMAYTFYAAKGIKVGNSLVEKDKIDVAKEILDKAGDKLVLPVDNVVADKFNNDANTKVVEGDIDDGWMALDIGPKTIKLYEDVLKDAKTVVWNGPMGVFEMSNFAKGTLEIGKFLGTLDDATTIVGGGDSTAAVKQLGVADKLTHISTGGGASLTYLEGKTLPGIAAISEK, encoded by the coding sequence ATGGCTAAACTTACTGTTGAAGATTTACCATTAGAAGGTAAAAAAGTATTAATGCGTGTTGATTTTAACGTGCCGATTAAGGATGGCGTTGTTGGTGATGACAACCGAATCGTGGCTGCTTTGCCAACGATCAAGTATGTCATTGAACACGGTGGTCGGGCAATCCTCTTCTCCCACTTAGGTCGGGTTAAGATGGAGGAAGACAAGCCAGGCCTGTCAATGCGCCCGGTTGCTGAACGGCTTTCCAACCTACTGAATAAGCCAGTTACCTTTGTTCCTGTAACTGAAGGTAAGCAACTCGAAGATGCCATTGACAACATGAATAACGGTGATGTTCTACTGGTTCAAAACACCCGTTATGAAGATGTTAAGGATGGCAAATATGTCAAGCGTGAATCTGGTAACGACCCTGAATTAGGTAAGTACTGGGCTTCACTCGGTGATGTCTTCATTAATGATGCCTTTGGTACTGCTCACCGGAAGCATGCTTCTAACGTTGGAATTGCCACCAACATGCCAGGCAAGGCTGCCGCTGGTTACCTGATGGAAAAGGAAATCAAGTTCTTGGGGAACGCTGTTGATGACCCACAACGCCCATTCATTGCTATCCTTGGTGGTGCCAAGGTTTCTGACAAGATTGGTGTTATTGACCACTTGTTAGACAAGGCTGATAAGATCATCATTGGTGGTGGGATGGCTTACACCTTCTACGCTGCCAAGGGAATTAAGGTTGGTAACTCCTTAGTTGAAAAGGACAAGATTGATGTTGCCAAGGAAATCCTGGATAAGGCTGGCGACAAGCTGGTACTACCAGTTGACAATGTGGTTGCTGACAAGTTTAATAATGACGCCAACACCAAGGTTGTTGAAGGCGATATTGACGATGGCTGGATGGCCCTTGACATTGGCCCTAAGACTATCAAACTGTATGAAGACGTTCTAAAGGACGCCAAGACGGTTGTTTGGAACGGCCCAATGGGTGTCTTTGAAATGTCTAATTTTGCTAAGGGAACACTGGAAATCGGAAAGTTCCTCGGTACCCTAGACGACGCAACTACCATCGTTGGTGGCGGGGACTCCACTGCTGCCGTTAAGCAGTTGGGTGTTGCTGACAAGTTGACCCACATTTCTACTGGTGGTGGTGCTTCACTGACCTACCTCGAAGGGAAGACTTTGCCAGGAATTGCCGCAATTTCTGAAAAATAA
- the tpiA gene encoding triose-phosphate isomerase: MRIPIIAGNWKMNKTVDEAVTFVKEIKDRLPPANQLQTALAAPTLCLMPMMRAATGSPLKLMAENCFYKNAGAYTGETSPFALYQAGIHHVILGHSERRKYFHEDDELINKKVKAALDNGLCPIVCCDDTMGRRIAKDDKVHWVVGRILADLKGLTTNDIRKVTVAYEPSWAIGSGQSANPDQAEEGCYLIRQTISDMYGDAVADDVRILYGGSVTPENTSALMATADIDGVLVGADSLDAETFLEIVNH, from the coding sequence ATGCGTATTCCGATTATTGCCGGTAACTGGAAAATGAACAAGACCGTTGATGAAGCCGTTACGTTTGTTAAAGAAATTAAGGATCGGCTGCCACCAGCTAACCAATTGCAAACGGCCCTGGCGGCACCAACTCTGTGCCTGATGCCAATGATGCGGGCGGCAACCGGTTCACCACTGAAATTAATGGCGGAAAACTGTTTTTACAAGAATGCTGGGGCCTATACGGGGGAAACGAGTCCTTTTGCTCTGTACCAGGCAGGAATCCACCATGTTATTCTTGGCCATTCTGAACGCCGGAAGTATTTTCATGAGGACGATGAACTGATCAATAAAAAGGTGAAAGCGGCTCTTGACAATGGCCTCTGCCCGATTGTCTGCTGTGATGACACGATGGGACGCCGGATTGCTAAGGATGATAAGGTCCACTGGGTTGTCGGCCGGATTCTTGCTGACTTAAAGGGACTAACCACCAACGATATTCGTAAAGTTACCGTTGCCTATGAGCCCAGCTGGGCAATTGGTAGTGGTCAGAGTGCCAATCCTGACCAGGCTGAGGAGGGGTGTTACCTGATTCGCCAAACAATTAGCGATATGTACGGTGATGCGGTGGCCGATGACGTCCGGATTCTTTACGGTGGGAGTGTCACTCCAGAAAACACCAGTGCACTGATGGCGACCGCTGATATTGATGGTGTCCTTGTTGGTGCGGATAGTCTGGACGCAGAAACTTTTTTAGAAATAGTTAACCATTAA
- the eno gene encoding phosphopyruvate hydratase produces the protein MSLITDIYAREVLDSRGNPTVEAEVYTEAGGVGRGIVPSGASTGEHEAVELRDGDKNRFGGKGVLKAVANVNDVIAKEIVGMEVTDQIAIDKAMIKLDGTPNKGKLGANAILAVSLAAARAAADELQVPLYNYLGGFNAHVLPTPMMNVINGGAHSDNKVDFQEFMIMPVGAPTVREAIRWGSETFHALKKELEDAGKVTSVGDEGGFAPDFANNEEPFEYLLKAIKDAGYKPGKDIAIAFDVAASELWDDDTKKYKLRWSTGEEYTTDEWIKFLSGIIEKYPIVSVEDPIDENNWDDWVTLTKELGKKVQLVGDDFFVTNTDYLKKGIKMGAANSILIKLNQIGTLTETVEAIEMAKEAGYTAIVSHRSGETEDTTIADLVVATNAGQIKTGSMSRTDRLAKYNQLMRIEDNLGDVAQYKGIHSFYNLSEQARQDIENR, from the coding sequence ATGTCACTTATTACAGATATTTATGCACGTGAAGTTCTTGATTCACGTGGTAACCCAACCGTTGAAGCTGAAGTTTATACTGAAGCTGGCGGTGTTGGCCGTGGAATTGTTCCATCAGGTGCTTCTACTGGTGAACACGAAGCCGTTGAACTTCGTGATGGCGACAAGAACCGTTTTGGCGGCAAGGGTGTACTGAAGGCCGTTGCTAATGTTAATGACGTTATTGCTAAAGAAATCGTGGGGATGGAAGTTACTGACCAAATCGCCATCGACAAGGCAATGATTAAGTTAGACGGTACTCCTAACAAGGGTAAGCTTGGTGCCAATGCTATCTTGGCCGTTTCATTAGCTGCTGCACGGGCCGCTGCTGATGAATTGCAAGTACCTCTTTACAACTACCTTGGTGGTTTCAATGCGCACGTATTGCCAACACCAATGATGAACGTTATCAACGGTGGTGCCCACTCCGATAACAAGGTTGACTTCCAAGAATTCATGATCATGCCAGTTGGTGCACCAACTGTTCGTGAAGCCATTCGTTGGGGCTCCGAAACTTTCCACGCCCTGAAGAAGGAATTGGAAGACGCTGGTAAGGTAACCTCTGTTGGTGACGAAGGTGGATTTGCTCCTGACTTTGCTAACAATGAAGAACCATTCGAATACCTCCTGAAGGCTATTAAGGATGCTGGTTACAAGCCAGGTAAGGATATTGCCATCGCCTTTGACGTGGCCGCTTCCGAACTCTGGGATGACGACACCAAGAAGTACAAGCTTCGTTGGTCCACCGGTGAAGAATACACCACTGACGAATGGATTAAGTTCCTTTCTGGAATTATTGAAAAGTACCCAATCGTTTCTGTTGAAGACCCAATTGACGAAAACAACTGGGATGACTGGGTAACCTTAACCAAGGAACTTGGTAAGAAGGTTCAATTAGTTGGTGACGACTTCTTCGTAACCAACACTGATTACCTGAAGAAGGGTATCAAGATGGGTGCTGCTAACTCCATCCTGATCAAGTTGAACCAGATTGGTACTTTGACCGAAACTGTTGAAGCTATCGAAATGGCTAAGGAAGCCGGCTACACGGCTATTGTTTCCCACCGTTCTGGTGAAACTGAAGATACGACAATCGCTGACCTGGTTGTTGCTACTAACGCCGGTCAAATCAAGACTGGTTCCATGAGCCGGACTGACCGTCTTGCTAAGTACAACCAATTGATGCGGATCGAAGACAACCTTGGCGATGTTGCTCAATACAAGGGCATTCACTCCTTCTACAACCTGAGTGAACAAGCTCGTCAAGATATTGAAAACCGTTAA
- the ptsP gene encoding phosphoenolpyruvate--protein phosphotransferase, with the protein MAKEIKGIAASEGIGIAPVYRLVEPDLHYQKRRVNNTLTEYKRVLQAFNESTDELRRIKKNARGRLADEDLQVFDAHIAILSDPELLGQVKQLIDQQQLCAEEAVDRVTSRFAQTMVQMTDPYFKERAGDVKDVAKRAMANLMGKKLPDISTIDHPVILVAHEVTPSDTSQMDKKFIKGIVTDIGGRTSHAAIMARTLRIPAVVGTEHAAELTRDGQLMVVDGLRGVVFVEPTQDKVTSYRDKAHELTEERQNWAQLVNAPSVSKNGQRFAIEANIGNPDDVADATRQGADGVGLFRSEFLYMESDHMPTEEEQFTAYRQAVSGVEGKPVVVRTLDIGGDKPLPYLPLPREMNPFLGYRAIRISLQHPDMFKTQLRALIRASQFGPLSIMFPMIGTIAELRAAEKIFNECRSELQADQPGLGDDIKLGMMIEVPLAAINADQFAKEVDFFSIGTNDLIQYNFAADRGNDAVANLYQPLNPAFLGLIQHVIDAGHRHNTKVAMCGEMAGDRLALPLLMGMGLDEYSMSAPSILQTRMMMSKLDTQKCSDLVNEAVNNCVTNEEVEQLVRDWLANN; encoded by the coding sequence ATGGCCAAAGAGATTAAAGGGATTGCCGCTAGTGAAGGGATTGGAATTGCCCCGGTTTACCGCCTGGTGGAACCCGACCTACATTACCAGAAGCGGCGGGTCAATAATACCTTGACGGAATACAAGCGGGTGCTACAGGCGTTCAATGAATCCACCGATGAATTACGGCGCATTAAGAAAAACGCTCGCGGGCGCCTCGCTGATGAAGACCTCCAAGTATTTGATGCCCATATCGCCATTCTTTCGGACCCCGAGTTACTCGGCCAGGTTAAGCAGCTGATTGACCAGCAGCAACTATGTGCCGAAGAGGCGGTTGACCGGGTAACCAGCCGCTTTGCTCAGACCATGGTCCAGATGACCGACCCCTACTTTAAAGAACGGGCTGGTGACGTTAAGGATGTTGCCAAACGGGCCATGGCTAACTTGATGGGCAAGAAGCTCCCGGACATTTCAACAATCGATCATCCGGTAATCCTTGTTGCCCATGAAGTGACCCCCTCTGATACTTCGCAGATGGATAAGAAATTCATCAAGGGTATTGTTACAGATATCGGTGGGCGGACCAGCCATGCCGCTATTATGGCCCGGACGCTGCGGATCCCGGCGGTGGTCGGGACGGAACACGCGGCCGAATTAACCCGGGATGGCCAACTGATGGTTGTCGATGGCCTTCGCGGGGTTGTCTTCGTCGAACCAACTCAGGACAAGGTTACGAGCTACCGGGACAAGGCTCACGAACTGACGGAGGAGCGGCAAAACTGGGCCCAGCTAGTTAATGCGCCCTCTGTCTCCAAAAACGGTCAGCGCTTCGCCATTGAGGCTAATATTGGTAATCCTGATGATGTTGCAGATGCTACCCGGCAGGGAGCGGATGGGGTTGGCCTCTTTCGCTCGGAATTTCTCTACATGGAAAGCGACCATATGCCAACCGAAGAAGAGCAGTTTACTGCCTACCGCCAAGCCGTAAGCGGGGTGGAAGGCAAACCCGTTGTGGTGCGGACCCTTGATATCGGGGGCGATAAGCCCTTGCCGTACCTTCCCTTGCCACGGGAAATGAACCCCTTCTTAGGTTACCGGGCTATCCGGATTAGTCTTCAGCACCCGGACATGTTTAAAACCCAACTACGGGCTCTGATTCGGGCTTCGCAGTTTGGCCCCCTTTCCATCATGTTTCCGATGATCGGGACGATTGCTGAACTGCGGGCAGCAGAAAAAATCTTTAATGAGTGCCGGTCAGAGCTCCAGGCGGACCAGCCGGGGCTCGGTGACGACATCAAGTTGGGAATGATGATTGAGGTTCCCCTAGCGGCAATCAACGCTGACCAGTTTGCAAAGGAGGTTGACTTCTTCAGCATCGGGACGAATGACCTGATTCAGTACAACTTTGCTGCCGACCGGGGGAATGATGCGGTGGCTAACCTCTACCAGCCACTCAATCCGGCCTTCCTGGGGCTGATCCAACACGTGATTGATGCCGGTCACCGTCATAATACCAAGGTGGCGATGTGCGGCGAGATGGCGGGTGACCGCTTGGCACTACCCCTGTTAATGGGGATGGGGCTGGATGAGTATTCCATGTCCGCTCCTTCAATCCTCCAAACCCGGATGATGATGAGCAAGCTCGACACGCAGAAGTGCAGCGACCTGGTTAATGAGGCAGTTAATAATTGCGTCACTAATGAAGAAGTCGAGCAACTGGTCCGTGACTGGCTGGCTAACAACTAA
- a CDS encoding amino acid permease, with protein MKNSAPKLRRSMTAGQMEMISLGGAIGVGLFMGATSTIKWTGPSVLLAYAFVGLILYIVMRALGEMIYINPGTGSFADYATEYVHPLAGYIAKWANVFEYIVVGMSEVVAATEYLKYWWPHMHTWIAGIVIIIFLVLANLASAKAYGSLEFWFAMIKVITIIFMIILGFLVIFFGFGNGGKPTGFSNLWSHGGFFTGGVSGFFFSMSIIVGSYEGIELLGISAGEVANPQKAIVKSVKSVLFRILIFYIGAIFVIVTIYPWNKLSSVGSPFVSTFAKVGITAAASIINFVVLTAALSGANSGIYSSSRMLFKLAHEGDAPSIFGRLSKRVVPDAAILGISGGILVGFIVDIVASIYSKSTADMFVIVFSSSVLPGMIPWFVILLAELRFRHNNPDLMTNHPFKLPLYPFSNYFAFIMLIVIVVFMFINPDTRVSVIVGAVVLILAVLIYLLRHGLSREKA; from the coding sequence ATGAAGAATTCAGCACCGAAGTTGCGTCGGTCGATGACTGCCGGCCAGATGGAAATGATTTCACTTGGTGGTGCCATCGGGGTCGGTCTATTTATGGGGGCCACTTCCACAATCAAGTGGACGGGACCGTCTGTCCTGCTGGCGTACGCCTTTGTTGGTTTAATCTTGTATATCGTGATGCGGGCGCTCGGGGAGATGATTTACATTAACCCCGGGACCGGGTCGTTTGCTGACTACGCAACCGAGTACGTTCACCCTTTAGCTGGTTACATCGCTAAGTGGGCAAACGTCTTCGAATACATTGTCGTTGGGATGTCGGAAGTAGTGGCCGCCACGGAATACCTTAAATATTGGTGGCCCCACATGCATACCTGGATTGCCGGAATTGTCATCATTATTTTCTTGGTTCTGGCTAACCTTGCCAGTGCGAAAGCCTATGGTTCACTGGAATTCTGGTTTGCAATGATTAAGGTGATTACAATTATCTTCATGATTATTCTTGGCTTCTTGGTAATCTTCTTTGGCTTCGGGAACGGCGGCAAGCCAACCGGCTTTAGCAACCTCTGGTCCCACGGTGGCTTCTTTACTGGCGGGGTGAGCGGATTCTTCTTCTCCATGTCGATTATTGTTGGTTCGTACGAAGGAATTGAACTGCTGGGAATTTCCGCTGGTGAAGTTGCCAACCCCCAAAAGGCAATTGTTAAGTCCGTTAAGTCCGTTTTGTTCCGAATTTTGATTTTCTACATTGGCGCAATCTTTGTAATTGTTACAATTTACCCGTGGAATAAGCTGAGCAGTGTTGGTTCACCATTCGTTTCTACCTTTGCCAAGGTGGGAATTACGGCGGCCGCTTCCATTATTAACTTTGTTGTGCTAACGGCGGCGCTTTCGGGGGCAAACTCTGGAATTTACAGTTCCAGCCGGATGCTCTTTAAATTGGCTCACGAAGGGGATGCACCAAGTATCTTTGGTCGCCTTTCCAAGCGGGTCGTTCCAGATGCCGCTATCTTAGGAATTTCAGGTGGAATCCTAGTTGGTTTTATCGTTGATATTGTTGCGTCTATTTACAGTAAGTCTACGGCAGACATGTTCGTGATTGTCTTCAGCTCGTCTGTCCTTCCGGGGATGATTCCCTGGTTTGTCATCCTACTGGCGGAACTGCGCTTCCGGCACAACAACCCCGATTTAATGACGAATCACCCGTTTAAGCTGCCACTGTACCCATTCTCCAACTACTTCGCCTTTATCATGTTGATCGTCATTGTGGTCTTCATGTTCATCAACCCGGATACCCGGGTATCGGTCATTGTGGGGGCAGTGGTTCTCATCCTGGCAGTCCTGATTTACCTCTTGCGGCATGGCTTGAGCCGGGAAAAGGCTTAA